In Papaver somniferum cultivar HN1 chromosome 1, ASM357369v1, whole genome shotgun sequence, a genomic segment contains:
- the LOC113304813 gene encoding abnormal spindle-like microcephaly-associated protein homolog yields MEEEKQPPSPLPNPKFSSSSTAFKDISNFKTPKRPNNQKPNFQSPFPHFFTASKQSPPPSSSSKSVIKRRPSIIPSTPSTNARRRTSICPSTRSKAAARRLKAFELEQSQSCRKAQSRKQKSLESLSKSLSFWLNFLFENPKSCGCDVSLLPGEGTDRGEQSRNGKRDSGVGIRLSTDGTWRSPKRLKDSSGSSSGDGLVLSSAMFNSLKVSLNDVCSLDDLKQRMREYLSLDCCKEVFSMISQVAKIIDEGRLKMKAHCPMVTDVGMKQKAIKVLMNYNPTWLRIGLYIVFGGDSLLPVGDVNSNQELVFLKMVLEKQFLSHLGLAKTFAYNKLVEGLYRPGHFEALGNVILKRFLLLVLVLDKAKSLSSLPIKYGIDGTDGGSPLLFCRQSNIKSSRQVISEFLSTDVMHGEGNLLAHLVIVGYKVSYQQSSLLEYDFRITELFEDLQDGVRICRAIQLLQHDASVLTKMVVPSDNRKKNLVNCGVALQYLKQAGVQLLDEDGVMIVAEDVATGEKELTLSLLWNMFIHLQLPLLINKMLLFEEVSKVKAANVDYSWCITSSQLDLLLEWIQSISGKYELKIDSFTSLIDGKALWCLIDYYFRNELLSACSREDSQNGSDELSVLWTGISTDAVHNFTLAQKLASMLGSFPEVLQISEVLENNGACNERSVIILLVFLSSQLIGRKNMELLHIHKLLGCSYQSPEMKRSSLDKCFMNVKPPENQNGLDDCSSEYSVRNFKVVQAWWRDLVKKNHCCNTQQNSPGTDIKSENAARLIQSHFKRFVERKNFLKIKAATSFLQTVFRAWLMVKSARHYNKSNAIFHYQLSSENHKHPIIFRRYLNFMVERNSFIRLKNSVLLIQRTARKWIRQRSAATKIQSHWRGWYMRREFLHLKKAVIKIQSGFRCLKAWRNYNQYISAATKIQSHWRGWSTRREFLHLKKAAIKIQSCFRCLKAWRNYKEYRLVSKSATIIQSHFRGFISRREAARERECIKVIQSYWKCFLMRKVFVYKREAVIKIQSSFRCTKLRKEFLRYKYAAIEIQRFARGHIARNRLPGSSCLGSVIDTGSTYQNSRSCQSLEKRILLYSVLKLQRWWKRVLLLKSRRTRSAVVVQSYIRGWLARREANRERNRVVVIQSYWKGYLARKEARGQLVDLRLRVQKSAANVDDGMRLINRLVAAVSELLSFRSVSSILHTCATLDVTTQHSQKCCETLVAAGAIKTLLKLISSVSRSIPDQEVLKHALSTLRNLASYPDLAQLLIDTNGSIELILSEMLRNKEEGFFIASQVLKMLCRIPKGVQTIRQLPALLKRLKSLVDDLKRRVATDKKNARSQLGKDHNERKLKEAMELLKLISK; encoded by the exons aTGGAAGAAGAGAAACAACCTCCTTCGCCGTTACCGAACCctaaattttcttcttcatctacagCATTCAAAGACATTTCTAACTTCAAAACCCCCAAAAGACCTAAtaatcaaaaacctaatttcCAATCACCATTTCCTCATTTCTTTACAGCCTCAAAACAAAgtccaccaccatcttcttcatccaAATCAGTTATTAAGCGTCGCCCTTCAATTATTCCATCTACTCCATCAACAAATGCCCGTCGCCGTACTTCAATCTGTCCATCTACTCGATCTAAAGCCGCTGCTAGAAGACTCAAAGCATTTGAGCTTGAACAATCTCAGTCATGTAGAAAAGCGCAATCTCGAAAACAAAAATCACTCGAATCGTTATCTAAATCACTCTCCTTTTGGCTGAATTTTCTGTTCGAAAACCCTAAGTCTTGCGGTTGTGATGTTTCTTTATTGCCAGGAGAAGGAACTGATCGAGGGGAACAATCGAGAAATGGGAAACGTGATAGTGGAGTTGGAATTAGACTTTCGACTGATGGAACTTGGAGGAGTCCTAAACGGCTGAAGGATTCCTCTGGAAGTAGCAGTGGAGACGGCTTGGTGTTATCGTCTGCGATGTTTAATTCTCTGAAAGTGTCGTTGAATGATGTTTGCAGCCTTGATGATTTGAAGCAGCGGATGAGGGAGTATTTGAGTTTGGATTGCTGCAAAGAGGTCTTCTCAATGATTAGTCAAGTAGCCAAG ATTATAGATGAGGGGAGATTAAAGATGAAGGCACATTGTCCCATGGTAACGGATGTAGGAATGAAGCAGAAGGCTATAAAAGTACTAATGAATTATAATCCAACATGGCTCCGAATTGGATTGTATATTGTTTTTGGCGGTGATTCCTTGCTACCTGTTGGAGATGTGAATTCTAATCAGGAACTCGTGTTTTTAAAGATGGTGTTGGAGAAGCAGTTCCTTTCTCATTTGGGTCTTGCGAAAACTTTTGCTTACAACAAATTGGTCGAAGGCCTGTACAGACCTGGTCATTTTGAGGCCCTGGGGAATGTTATACTTAAAAGGTTCCTACTGCTTGTTCTTGTACTTGATAAAGCTAAGTCCCTGAGCAGCCTTCCCATTAAATATGGTATTGATGGAACTGATGGGGGTTCTCCTCTGTTGTTCTGTCGTCAATCGAATATTAAATCGAGTCGACAAGTGATTTCCG AGTTCTTGTCGACGGATGTGATGCATGGGGAAGGTAACCTTCTTGCGCATTTAGTAATAGTAGGATACAAAGTATCATATCAACAG AGTTCACTCCTTGAATATGACTTCAGAATCACAGAGCTATTTGAGGATCTACAAGATGGTGTACGAATTTGCAGAGCAATTCAGCTCTTGCAACATGATGCCTCGGTTCTTACG AAAATGGTGGTTCCTTCCGATAACCGTAAGAAGAATCTGGTGAATTGTGGTGTTGCTTTGCAATATCTCAAACAGGCTGGGGTGCAATTACTTGATGAAGATGGGGTGATGATAGTAGCCGAAGATGTTGCCACGGGCGAAAAGGAACTCACACTTTCTTTGCTTTGGAATATGTTTATTCATTTACAG TTGCCTCTGCTAATTAACAAAATGCTGTTATTTGAAGAAGTATCCAAAGTTAAAGCAGCCAATGTG GACTACTCATGGTGTATTACCTCTAGCCAGTTGGATTTGCTTCTGGAATGGATTCAG TCAATCAGTGGAAAGTATGAGCTCAAGATTGACAGTTTTACATCTTTGATTGATGGTAAAGCTCTGTGGTGCTTGATTGACtattattttcgaaatgaactgcTTTCTGCATGTTCACGTGAG GATTCTCAAAATGGTAGTGATGAATTATCTGTTCTGTGGACTGGCATAAGTACAGATGCTGTTCACAACTTCACTTTGGCGCAGAAACTTGCATCAATGTTAGGAAGCTTTCCAGAG GTATTGCAAATCAGTGAGGTACTTGAAAATAATGGTGCTTGTAATGAAAGGAGTGTAATAATTCTGTTGGTGTTCCTCTCGTCCCAATTGATTGGCAGGAAAAATATG GAGCTTCTGCATATCCACAAACTGTTGGGTTGCAGTTATCAAAGTCCAGAGATGAAACGTTCAAGTTTGGATAAATGTTTTATGAATGTTAAACCTCCGGAGAACCAGAATGGACTGGATGATTGTAGCAGTGAAT ATTCAGTCAGAAATTTTAAAGTTGTCCAGGCCTGGTGGAGAGATTTGGTAAAAAAAAACCATTGCTGTAATACTCAACAGAATTCTCCTGGCACTGACATCAAAAGCG AAAATGCAGCAAGGCTTATCCAGTCTCACTTTAAAAGATTTGTTGAGCGCAAAAACTTTCTGAAGATCAAGGCTGCGACCTCCTTTCTGCAAACTGTTTTTCGGGCTTGGCTAATGGTGAAAAGTGCCAGACACTACAACAAATCAAATGCCATATTTCATTACCAGCTTTCTTCTG AAAATCATAAGCACCCAATAATTTTCCGTAGATACCTTAATTTCATGGTTGAGCGGAACAGCTTTATCAGGTTAAAAAATTCCGTCCTGCTAATTCAGCGCACTGCTAGGAAATGGATTAGACAACGCTCTGCTGCAACAAAGATTCAGAGTCATTGGCGTGGCTGGTACATGAGAAGAGAGTTTTTACACCTGAAGAAAGCAGTTATTAAGATTCAGAGTGGCTTCCGATGTTTAAAAGCTTGGAGAAATTACAATCAATATATCTCTGCTGCAACAAAGATTCAGAGTCATTGGCGTGGCTGGTCCACGAGAAGAGAGTTTTTACACCTGAAGAAAGCAGCTATAAAGATTCAGAGCTGTTTCCGATGTCTAAAAGCTTGGAGAAATTATAAAGAATATAGGCTGGTATCTAAGTCAGCAACTATTATTCAGTCCCATTTTCGTGGATTCATTTCCCGAAGAGAGGCAGCTAGAGAACGGGAATGTATTAAAGTGATCCAA AGTTATTGGAAATGCTTTTTGATGAGGAAAGTGTTTGTATACAAAAGAGAAGCGGTCATAAAGATTCAAAGTAGCTTTCGATGCACGAAGCTTCGGAAGGAGTTTTTACGGTATAAATATGCAGCTATTGAGATTCAGCGATTCGCCAGAGGACATATTGCTCGAAACAGGCTACCAG GTTCATCGTGCCTTGGGTCAGTCATTGATACTGGTTCTACCTATCAGAATTCAAGAAGCTGTCAGAGCCTTGAAAAGAGAATTTTGCTATACTCGGTGCTTAAACTACAGAGGTGGTGGAAGAGAGTTCTGTTGTTGAAATCTAGAAGAACGAGATCAGCCGTTGTGGTTCAGTCTTACATTCGTGGGTGGCTTGCCAGGCGAGAGGCAAATAGAGAGAGAAATCGAGTTGTTGTGATCCAA TCATATTGGAAAGGTTATCTCGCACGCAAAGAGGCAAGAGGTCAGCTGGTTGATTTAAGGCTCAGAGTGCAGAAATCTGCTGCAAATGTGGACGATGGCATGCGACTTATCAACCGACTAGTAGCTGCGGTTTCAGAACTTCTTAGCTTTAGAAGTGTGAGCAGCATTCTTCATACCTGTGCAACTTTAG ATGTTACCACTCAACATTCGCAGAAATGTTGTGAGACACTCGTTGCGGCTGGAGCAATCAAGACTTTACTGAAGTTGATAAGCTCTGTAAGCCGCAGCATTCCAGATCAAGAGGTTCTGAAACACGCACTTTCAACCCTAAGAAATCTTGCCTCTTATCCAGATTTGGCACAATTGTTGATAGATACAAATGGATCTATAGAACTTATCTTATCGGAGATGCTAAG AAACAaggaagaaggattttttattgctTCCCAAGTTTTGAAGATGCTATGCAGAATACCTAAAGGTGTTCAAACTATTCGCCAGCTACCTGCACTCTTAAAGAGGCTTAAAAGCCTTGTCGATGATCTGAAACGGAGAGTAGCAACAGATAAGAA GAATGCACGCTCTCAGCTGGGGAAAGACCACAATGAAAGGAAGCTGAAAGAAGCTATGGAGCTTTTGAAACTGATATCAAAGTAG
- the LOC113352407 gene encoding L10-interacting MYB domain-containing protein-like has protein sequence MGSNQSSNPQTGRTTWTPPMDRLFMGLMADQVHEGQLLDGQFSKHAWTHIFDNFRQSFGSSFTKDVLKNRMKTLKKNYVAVSTLRGQSGFGWDQSREVVVADDDVWDEYIKKHPDVKCWRTKSLPHFDDLADIFGDNRANGRYRRCWNDNTVHDDDDQHDRDHENLENTQSPDRFTNGTQEQSENAYAYKDKVEDLHTSDTQKMARASIGPNSRSFRKTKKSTGEW, from the exons ATGGGGAGTAATCAATCATCCAACCCCCAAACTGGAAGGACAACTTGGACTCCTCCCATGGATCGACTGTTCATGGGTCTAATGGCAGACCAAGTACATGAAGGACAACTACTTGATGGTCAGTTCAGCAAACATGCTTGGACGCACATTTTCGATAATTTCAGGCAGAGTTTTGGTTCTTCTTTTACCAAGGATGTGTTGAAAAACCGTAtgaaaactttgaagaaaaactatGTTGCTGTAAGTACTCTTAGAGGTCAAAGTGGATTTGGATGGGACCAGTCGCGAGAAGTTGTGGTTGCTGATGATGATGTATGGGATGAATATATCAAG AAGCATCCTGATGTCAAATGCTGGAGGACAAAGTCGCTTCCACACTTTGATGATTTAGCTGATATATTTGGGGATAATCGGGCCAATGGAAGGTATAGGCGCTGTTGGAATGACAACACTGTGCACGATGATGATGACCAGCATGACAGGGATCATGAAAATTTAGAAAACACGCAATCTCCAGACCGTTTTACAAACGGTACTCAAGAACAAAGTGAGAATGCATATGCATATAAAGATAAGGTTGAGGACTTGCATACATCTGATACTCAAAAAATGGCTCGAGCTTCAATAGGTCCAAATTCACGTTCTTTTAGAAAGACCAAAAAGAGTACTGGAGAATGGTAG